In the Aquimarina spinulae genome, TTTTTATTTGAGCCAGATTCGATAGCCAGAATAACTGGATCTCCTTCTTCGTCACTTTCAATTAATTGTAACGTATTTCCATTAGAGAATGTAAAAATCGCCAATTCTCCATTATTATTTTCCTGTAGTGTTTCATTATTAACTCGCTCGCAAGAGAATGTAGCAAATGCCAAAAGTGAAATGTATTCAATTAGTGTAATTCTTTTAGGGATAAGATTTTTCATTATTTAATCTGGTTTTAATTTATAAGTAAAATTATATTTTTGAATTGTGTGTGTTTAATTAGCATTAGTGTCTAACAAATTTTTAAAGACCCTTTTTATTATGGTAGTATAACAGATGCTTCTTTATGAATCAATTCTATATTATCAATAGCTATAGATCCTCTTTCATGTCCATCTCTTGAAAAGCGAAAGCTTATATAATCGAGATCCCTTAAATTAACTCCCGAAAAGTCATTTAAAGGCATGATAAACGTTTTCATACCATTTAACTTCACCAATGCTCTCTCCTGAAAATTTTCCTTAAAAATTTCTATTGGATATGGTAAAACACCATAATTACTTAATCGAAGCGATTTATAATTACCTTGGTTATCCTTTAATCTTATGTAAAAATCTTGTGATTGATTTTCAATATTTCCCCCACCAAAATTCTGTGCTACCCTAAAAGATAAATAATCGTAATTTTTTACATTTTTATGCTGATTGGGGAAATGAAACCTAACTCTATGAGTACTTTTGGACCATTTAATCCCAAGGTATCTTTGATAATGAGGAAAATAGCTATGAAGAATCTCCTGTTCTGTTCTTCTATCGTGAAGAGAAACCTTTTGATTAAGTCCATTGTGATATGTTATGGCTCCTCCTAAAGTGTTCTTGGTTTTATTATTGTTTTCAAAATTTGCCACCACTTTTTTGATTTTTCCCCCATGTTGTATATCTACTTCATAATTAGGCAATAATTTTTGTTGTCTCTTAAAATATTTAGAATATCGCCCTTGATTAAATAAATTCATATTCAGGTGCGCTGTTATATAAGCCTTGGCATGATTATGGTTTCCTGCCACTTTATGAGAAGCACCATAAATAAAAACAAAATCTTTTTTAGGAAAATTATTCGCACCATTATATTCAGTTCCAACCATATCATAGAAAAAATATGGTGTATTTCTTGGATTTTCTCCCCAAACGGCGGTATCTACATCAAGAGATCCATATATCACCAATAAATTTTCTATTTTATTTACAAGATTTTTGGGGGTAGAATGTGCGTTGCCCTCATATTTTCCTGCTATAGAGTATTCATGCGCTGGTGCAGCCAAAATAAGCGATTTAACAGGCTTGCCAATAAAGTCCTTAATATATTTGGTATGCAAATAAGCAACTGCCCCCCCCATACTATGGCCTAGTATAGCGACGTTTTTATTAAAATTAAAATTATTATAAATATAATTTAAGTGTTCCGATATTGTCTTATTTGGGTGTTCATCTACCAAATATTCTATAGAAACGGACCCTATTCCTTTAGAAGCTAAATGTTCTTGTAGGGGTAAGTAAGATTTATAAGTTTTTCCATAAGCATGAAAAATAATTACAAGAGGAAAAGATCCTCTCATGATACCACCAGAAGGGCATAAGACTCTACCACTATGCTTGTTAGATTTAATTTTATAGTCCGAAACAGTATATTTATGATTTCCTTTTTGTATCAATCGATTATAATCAGAAGATCCAGCTTTATATTCTATTTTATTAGAAGAATCTATTATTTGTTCGGACACTTCTGGTGGTTGACAACTTATAGTCAGCATCAGAATTCCCATAATTAAAACACAACACTTTTTAGACATAACTTTTTACTATATTATTAATGAATACAAGTGGGTAAAACCCATGTTTATTTTCTTGCAGAATTTCTATTATCATCTCTCTCTCAAGAGAATGTAGCAAATGCCAAAGCCAAAATGTATACAAACAGTGCAATTCTTATTGAGGTAAGATTTTTCATATTATCAGTTTTTTAAACATTTAAAAAAAGGTGAGTACATTTTAAGGGCCCAAAACCTACTCACCTTATACACAAAC is a window encoding:
- a CDS encoding alpha/beta hydrolase; translated protein: MGILMLTISCQPPEVSEQIIDSSNKIEYKAGSSDYNRLIQKGNHKYTVSDYKIKSNKHSGRVLCPSGGIMRGSFPLVIIFHAYGKTYKSYLPLQEHLASKGIGSVSIEYLVDEHPNKTISEHLNYIYNNFNFNKNVAILGHSMGGAVAYLHTKYIKDFIGKPVKSLILAAPAHEYSIAGKYEGNAHSTPKNLVNKIENLLVIYGSLDVDTAVWGENPRNTPYFFYDMVGTEYNGANNFPKKDFVFIYGASHKVAGNHNHAKAYITAHLNMNLFNQGRYSKYFKRQQKLLPNYEVDIQHGGKIKKVVANFENNNKTKNTLGGAITYHNGLNQKVSLHDRRTEQEILHSYFPHYQRYLGIKWSKSTHRVRFHFPNQHKNVKNYDYLSFRVAQNFGGGNIENQSQDFYIRLKDNQGNYKSLRLSNYGVLPYPIEIFKENFQERALVKLNGMKTFIMPLNDFSGVNLRDLDYISFRFSRDGHERGSIAIDNIELIHKEASVILP